GTATCGTTGATCGATTTGAAATGGTCGATGTCGGCGAGAATCACCGAGAGCGCTTCGGTTTTGGCGACCGCGTTGAAATGGAGGTTGCGGAAAATGGTATCAAGTTCCCGGCGGTTGTAGAGCCCCGTCAGCGGATCGACTTTGGCCAACTCGTCGGCGGTAATGTCGTTGCGAAAGGCCATGTACTCCGTGATCGTCCCCTCTTCGTCGTATACCGGAACAATCCGTGTTTTGGTGATGAAGGTGCTGCCGTTTTTCCGGACATTGGCGAGACTGCCGTTCCAGATCTCCCCGGCGGTGATCGTCTCCCACAGTTCGCGGTAGATATCGGGGTCCGATTCGGGATGACGAAGCATCGCGTGCGTCTTGCCGACCAGTTCCTCTTTTTCGTAGCCGCTGAGCTTGCAGAACGCCTCGGTGGCCTCCAGTATAACGCCGTCGGTCCCCGTCCGCGAATAGAGGACGTTTTCCTGGATGATCCGGTTTCGGAAATCGAGTTCGGCTTCGCTGGCGCATTTCATCTCGCTGTAGATCGACAATACCCCGTAAAGGTTATGGTCGAGGACCATCATCACGTTGTGGGCGTGCTTTTTCATCTCAAAGACGCCGCACTCTTCGAGATATTGCACCAGCACATTTTTAAGCGCCGTGCAACTCATAAAAACGTCTTCGACGGTGAGGCCCATCTCGTAAAATTCGTTAATGATCGAACGCATGACGGGACAGTCCCCCGGCTGACGGTCCCCGTTGAGGACTTTGAGGAAATTGTTCATGACCCCCGTCGCGATTTTAGTACGGTATTCCTCGATAGTATATCCCAGCGTCTCGACGATGTTTCCCAAAGCGGGGTATTCCAGCCATTTCTGAAGGATATATTCGCGCTGTTCCTCGAAAAAATCCACAAGTCCGGTATCGTACCGCAAAGCATCGACAACCGAACTCATGTGGGGAAACTCGCGCATCTTTATCCTTTGAAAACAGATAGGAGATTATTCGAAACCGTTATTTTGTTATATTCTATTTGATTATAACTTTATTCAAACTAAAAAAACTAAAAAGTGTTCGGAACCGCTAAGATGACGTCATAGAAAAAAGAGCGTGAAACGGATGTGGAAAGGAGAGAAAACGGCCGGCACTCAGATGCCGGGCCGGCAAAAAACGGGGCGGAATCAGTCGGAAAGTTTGTAAATCAGACGCCCCGCATATTCCATGTAGAGACTTTTTTTATGATTTTCAATTTCGGACTGGTTCATAATCGCGTAGGACTCTACGATCCGATCGAGCTCCTCTTCTCCATGCTGCTGCATCAGCATCTTTTCCATCACGGCTATTTTGGTCATGATTTCGTCAAAATCATAGCGGTACAAATCTTCGCTCACCTGTGTGGCAATATCCCAATATTTGGATTGCGGAGAACCGCCGAAAATATCGTCTTCGTCTTCAAATAATACATCGTATTTCGACATGTATATCTCCTGTTCATAGTTATCGTAGAGTAGCAAATCGTTGATTAATCGCACTTAGATATTGTAGGATAGATTGATTTTTTTAAGAGAAAGTGGGGATTTCCGCCGAAGCGGAAATATTACGACGCTTTTTTAGCCATTGCCTCAAGAGCGTATTTTTTACCGAGGTCGTACGCTTTGTTGTTGACATCGTGTACTTTTGCCGGTACTTTCGAGAGCATGACGCCGCGCAGAAGCTCGTCGTCCAACGCTTTCATATAGGTATTGGCGATTGCCAGTGCGACAACCGACTGGGTGATTACGTTACCGATTTCATCTTTGGCGATCGTAATGATGGGGATCTCAACGATGTTCCATTTTTTACGGTCTTCCTCGGTCGGGTGGACCAGATTCGGCTCGATAACGATCGTTCCGCCGGGAGTTACCCCGTTTTTGAACAGGTTGTAGCTCGCCTGGGCAACGGAGAGCATGAAATCGATCTCGCCGTCGTTGGCGTACGGGTAGAAGATCTCTTCGTCGTCGAGCGTGATGTCAACGACGGTCGGGCCGCCGCGCACTTGCGAAGTATAGGTAGCGGTTTTAAGACCGTGTCCCCCCTCTTTGATTTTAGCCGCAGCGAAAATTTCTCCCGCAAGAAGAACACCCTGTCCGCCGACACCGGTAAATCTCATTAATGTTCTAGCCATGTGTCTTTCTCCTTAAATTTTCTTCGCGAAATCGTCTTGGGTAATCGCTTTACGTTTACCTTGGTGGTACGCTTTGACATCTTCGTACATATCGCAGTATTCGCGAGCGTTTTCGTCGTGTTTCAAAATACCCGTCGGGAATTTGTTCAGTTTTTCTTCATCCGAAAGCGCTTCCCATTTTTTCAACGGAGTCGTGATGCTGTCGATCCACTCAAGGTTCTCCATCGCGCTTTGCATTTTGTTTTTACGCCCGAGGTTGATGTGGCAGTTTGACATAACGTCAAAGAATGCGAAGCCGCGGTGCTGGAACCCTTTTACCAACACTTTTTCCAATTTTTTCGGATCAAGCATTGTCTCACGCGCTACGAATGAAGCACCCGCAGCGATCGCAAGATCACATGCGTTGAACGTAGGATCGATGTTCCCCGATTTCTGGCTCACCGTCCACATACCCTGAGGCGTCGTCGGAGAGGTTTGCGAGTTGGTCAACCCGTAAATGAAGTTGTTGATCATGATGAATTTGATGTCGATGTTACGGCGGCATCCGTGAATCGTGTGGTTACCACCGATCGCCAAGGCATCACCGTCCCCGGCAACACAGATAACGTGTTTGTCAGGGTGCATCAATTTGATCCCCGTTGCAAACGCTACGGTACGACCGTGCGTCGTGTGAACGGTATTGAAATCAACGTACGATGAAAAACGTCCCGAACATCCGATCCCTGAAACGACACAGACGTCGTCTTGTTTCCAACCGCAGGTTTCGATCGCACGAATGACGGCTTTGAGGATAACACCGTCACCACATCCCCAACACCAAAGTGTCGGCATTTTTTCCAAACGTAAATATTGGTCGTAATTGAAAGCCATTAGATGATCTCCTTCACTTTATTAACGATCTCGTACGGAGAAATTGCCCGTCCGTTAACTTTATACAAACCGTGGATATCAAGACGGCTTGAAACACGCTCTACTTCTTCGGTGTACTGGCGGATGTTGAGTTCAACACACAATACGTTTTTCACTTTGTCGGTGAAATGTTTGATCCGTTTTGCCGGGCTTGGCCACAAGGTAATCGGGCGGAACAATCCCGCTTTGATACCATCGGCTCTGAGGTGACGGATCGCCTCTTTTGCAGCCAGTGAAACCGAACCGTACGCAATGATCAAAACGTCGTTTTCTTCGAGATCGTCACACATAAACTCTTCGTTGTACTCAAGTTCATCGGTGTGATTCATAACTTTGTCTTCGAGACGTTGAATCAATTTACGGCAGGTTTCGATCTCTTCGGTCGGGAACCCTTTCGCATCATGATGCAATCCCGTAAAGTGGTAGCGGTACCCCTGGAACATCGGGTTAAGTACCGCAGGCTCATCCGGGCCTACGCCGTATGGGCGATAATCTTCAGGTGCACCCGTAAATACTTTACGCGGAACAATCCCTTTTTTAACCTCTTCAGGTGTCGGGATCATCGCTTTACCGTGCATGTGACCGATCGTTTCGTCCAAGAGAACGAATACCGGCTGCATAAAACGGTCTGCCAAGTTGAACGCACGAACCGTTTCGGTATAACACTCCGCCAAGTTACCTGCGCAAAGTGTGATCGAGCGATAGTCACCGTGTGAAGGGTTTTTGGCCTGACGCACGTCCCCTTGTGATACACGAGTCGGAAGACCGGTTGAAGGGCCTCCGCGCATAACGTTGACAACGACCAACGGAACTTCCGCCATTTGGGCAAGACCGAGGTTTTCCGCTTTCAATGAGATACCGGGACCTGAGGTTGCCGTCATGGTACGGACACCCGCCATACCGGCACCGACCGCACATGCTACACCGGCAATTTCGTCTTCCATTTGAATCGCGACACCGCCGACTGCCGGAAGCAGATCAGAGATGGTGTGCATTACTTCTGAAGAGGGCGTAATCGGATATCCTCCGAAAAACATACATCCTGCATCTACCGCCGCTTCAGCCGCCAAATCGTTTCCGGTTGAAATTACTTCTCTCAATTCCATATGTTTCCCCCTTTAAGCGCTAAGCTTCATGTATTTGTTTTTCTTGATAGCTTCAGCTCTCTCTTTTGCCTGATCCGAAAGTTTTGCAAACTTGTACTCGGATTTGTCCGCTACAAAGATAGCAAAGTCAGGGCAATTCAATTCGCAGTCGTTACACCCGATACAGGCATCCGCCGCTACGATCTCAATCATTGCTCCCAATGTCGACGTAGGTTCGAGTCTCATTGCCAAAACCCCTGCCGGACAAACCGATACACAGATATCACACGCTTTACATCGTGCTTCATCGACCCACACCGGAGTGTTTTCTGGCGCTTTAATTATTGACATTCCTTCTCCTTGATTGAGTTAAACTAATTTATCTTACCGACGGCACACGACACAAAGCTTTTGGCTTTGAGAATCGTATCTTCCGTAAATCCTCTTGTCTCATGGGACAGAGGATAACCGAGGCTTCTTAAGATCGCCTTAAAATGTGCTGATTGCGCCTCGTCAGCGATGTCGGCTGTTACTTTGCGAGGCTCGCACGAGAGGTCGATTTCGACCCCGGTAAATCCAGCTTCTTCGAGTGCTTTCGTAATCGTATTGGCGCAGCCGCCGCAACGAATGTTGGCCACTTCGAAGATCTGGCGCATCGTTACTTTCCCATTACTTCCGCAACGGCTTTACCGATGTCGGCCGGAGAAACGACGACTTTGACGCCGGCCGCTTCGAGGGCTGCCATTTTTTCCTGAGCCGTACCGGCACTTCCGGAGATGATCGCCCCGGCGTGCCCCATACGTTTGCCCTTCGGAGCCGTTTGACCCGCGATGAACGCAACAACCGGTTTAGTGATGTTGTGCTTGATGAACTCGGCGGCCTGGATCTCCAAGTCTCCTCCGATCTCACCGATCATCACGATCGCTTTTGTTTCAGGATCCGCTTCGAACATCGGAAGAAGCTGTTTGTAGCTAAGACCGATGATCGGGTCTCCGCCGATACCGACTGCCGTCGTGATACCGAAACCTTCTTTGACGACCTGGTTGGCCGATTCATACGTCAATGTTCCTGATTTGGAGATCAGCCCGACGTTCCCTTTTTTGAAAATGAAACCGGGCATAATCCCGATTTTGCATTCATCGGCGGTGATGATACCGGGGCAGTTCGGCCCGATGGTCATCATGTTTTTCTTGACGGCATACGCTTTGGCGTACATCATGTCTTTAACGGGTGCCCCTTCGGTAATGATGACGGCCAGTTCGATGCCCGCATCGGCGGCTTCCATGACCGCATCGGCAACGAAAGCCGGCGGAACGAAGATCATCGAAACCGTCGCGCCCGTAGAGCGGACCGCTTCGTCAACGGTGTTGAATACCGGTTGTCCGAGATGCTGCTGCCCCCCTTTTCCCGGAGTGACCCCACCGACGATTTTGGTTCCGTAGGCCATGCACTGCTCGGCGTGAAAGCTCCCTTCCTTACCGGTGAAACCCTGTACGATTACTTTTGTATCTTTGTTGACCAAAATTGACATAAATTAAGCTCCTTTCGCTGCTGCTACGGCTTTACGTGCACCGTCGGCGAGGTCGGTTGCCGCGACGATGTTCGAGATTCCGGCGTTGTTGAGAATATCGGCTGCCTCTTCGGCGTTGGTTCCGTCCAGACGGACGATGACCGGTACGTCGACTTTGGTCAGCTTGGTCGCTTCGAGGATACCGTTGGCGACACGGTCACAACGGACGATTCCCCCGAAGATGTTGACGAAAATCGCTTTGACGTTCGGGTCTTTGAGGATAATCTCGAACCCTTTGGCCACCGTTTCCGCAGAAGCTCCGCCGCCCACGTCGAGGAAGTTGGCCGGTTTGCCGCCCTCGTAGTTGATGGTATCCATCGTACCCATCGCAAGACCGGCACCGTTAACCATGCACCCTACGTCGCCGTCGAGTTTGATGTAGCTGAGGCCGTATTTGCCCGCTTCAATCTCGGTTGGCTCTTCTTCGCTCAGGTCACGCATTTCGTTGACTTGAGACTGGCGATACAACGCATTGTTGTCAAAGCCCATTTTCGCGTCCAGCGCAAGGAAACGCCCGTCGCCCGTTTTGATCAACGGGTTGATTTCGATCATCTCCGCATCGTGGTCCATGTACACTTTGTACAGAGCCGATGCGAATTTGATGAACGTATTGATCTCTTCGACCGGAAGACCGAGGCCGAACGCCAGTTTACGCCCGTGGAAGCTCTGGAAGCCTGTCAGCGGATCGATCGCAACTTTGATGATTTTTTCGGGAGATTTGTGAGCAACCTCTTCGATCTCCATACCGCCCTCGGTGGACGCCATCATGATCGGCATTTCCGACGCGCGGTCGAGTACCATACCGAGGTAGTACTCTTTTTTGATGTCCGCACCCTCTTCGATGTAGACTTTCTGAACCAGCTTCCCTTCCGGACCCGTCTGATGGGTAACCAGAGTCATCCCGAGGATCTGGCTGGCCAGATCACGTACTTCGGAAGTCGACTTGGCCAGTTTGACACCGCCGCCGAGGCCGCGTCCGCCTGCATGGATCTGCGCTTTGACGACCCAGATATTTCCACCCAGTTCCTGAGCGGCCTTGACCGCTTCGTCGGGTGTGAAAGCGATGTGTCCGCGCGGTGTGGGCACATTGTATTTTTTGAATAGTTCTTTTGCCTGATATTCGTGAATATTCATCCAATTCCTCCTGTTTAGATTTACGCTATGGGTTTTGTCATCTCTTCGGGGACGACGTATTTGTCAAACTCTTCCGCCGTGAGAAGGCCGAGTTTAACCGCCGTCTCTTTGAGCGTGGAATTTTCTTTGTGGGCTGTTTTGGCGATTTTTGCCGCATTTTCATACCCGATGTACGGATTGAGCGCGGTCACCAGCATCAACGAGTTGTTCAGATACGCATCGATCTGCTCACGGACCGGCTCGATACCGACCGCGCAGTTGTCGTTGAACGATACGATCGAATCGGCCAAAAGGCGTACCGACTGCAAAAAGTTGTACGCGATGACCGGTTTGAAAACGTTCAGTTCGAAATTCCCCTGGCTTGCGGCGAAACCGATACACGCGTCATTCCCCATCACCTGGCAGGCGACCATTGTCACCGCTTCGGACTGAGTCGGATTGACTTTACCCGGCATGATCGATGAACCCGGCTCGTTTTCGGGAATCGTGATCTCGCCGATGCCGCAACGCGGACCGGATGAGAGCCAACGGACGTCGTTGGCGATTTTCATCATGTCTGCCGCCAACGCCTTAAGGGCGCCGTGAGCGAATACAAGAGCGTCGTGCGACGTCAGGGCGTGGAATTTGTTCGGAGCGGTGACAAATTTATGACCCGTCAGTTCGCTCAGTTTTGCGGCAACCCGTTCACCCAGTTCGGGATGGGCGTTGAGACCTGTTCCGACCGCCGTACCGCCGAGGGCCAGTTCACGAACCGCTTCCAGTGAGTCTTTGGCCATTTTTTCGCATTTGTTGAGCATTTCGACCCATCCGCTGATCTCCTGCCCGAGGGTCAGCGGAGTGGCATCCTGAAGATGGGTGCGCCCGATCTTGACAATGTCGCTGAACGCTTCGGATTTGGCGATCAGCGTTTTGCGCAAATGGTCAATCGCCGGAAGCAGGCGCGTTTCGACCGCGATGACCGCCGCGACGTGCAATGCGGTCGGATAGGTATCGTTCGAACTCTGCGACTTGTTGACGTCGTCATTGGGATGAACCAGCTTCTGGGTACGGTAATCGCCGCCGAGAATTTCGGTCGCGCGATTGGCCAGAACTTCGTTGTTGTTCATGTTTGACTGGGTACCCGATCCTGTTTGCCATACCACAAGTGGATAATGGGCATCGAGTTTTCCGGCGAGCATTTCATCGGCGGCCTGAGCGATCGCATCGGCTTTTTCTTTGGAAAGCATCCCCAGATCGCAGTTGACCAGGGCAACCGCTTTTTTCAGAAACGAAAAAGCCCGGGTAATTTCGTAGGGCATTTTCTCTTCGCCGATCTGGAAGTTTTCGAGTGAACGCTGTGTCTGCGCTCCCCAGTAGGTGTCGTTCGGGACGCGAACTTCACCCATCGTATCTTTTTCGATGCGAAAACTCATTATTTGGCTCCTTCAAAAAATTTATTGGCATTAAGCGTATCGATCAGCGACTGAACCGATGCGCACGAACGGGCAAACATCTCTTTTTCCGCGTCGTTGAGGGTCACTTCGATAATCTTTTCCGCTCCGTTCGCTCCCAGCATGACGGGAACGCCGCTGACAACGTCGTGATAGCCGTATTCACCTTCGAGATAAACCGCGCACGGGTGGATCTGTTTGGTATCTTTGAGAATCGCTTCGACCATGATCGCGGTCGCTTTTGCCGGTGCGTAGTACGCCGATCCCGTTTGCAGCAGGGCAACGATTTCAGCTCCACCTTTGCGTGTGCGCTGAACGATCTCGTCGATCTCCTCTTTACTGAGAACGTCTGAGAGGGGAACTCCCGCTACCGTCGAATAACGGGGAAGCGGTACCATATCGTCCCCGTGTCCGCCCATGACCGACGCGCGGATCTGTCCGCCGCCGTATCCGAGTTTTTCCTGAATAAACGCCGCCATGCGGGCACTGTCGAGCACCCCCGCCATGCCGATGACACGGTTGCGGTCGAAACCGCTGTCTTTGAGGGCGAC
The DNA window shown above is from Campylobacterota bacterium and carries:
- a CDS encoding DUF2018 family protein; the encoded protein is MSKYDVLFEDEDDIFGGSPQSKYWDIATQVSEDLYRYDFDEIMTKIAVMEKMLMQQHGEEELDRIVESYAIMNQSEIENHKKSLYMEYAGRLIYKLSD
- a CDS encoding diguanylate cyclase; the protein is MREFPHMSSVVDALRYDTGLVDFFEEQREYILQKWLEYPALGNIVETLGYTIEEYRTKIATGVMNNFLKVLNGDRQPGDCPVMRSIINEFYEMGLTVEDVFMSCTALKNVLVQYLEECGVFEMKKHAHNVMMVLDHNLYGVLSIYSEMKCASEAELDFRNRIIQENVLYSRTGTDGVILEATEAFCKLSGYEKEELVGKTHAMLRHPESDPDIYRELWETITAGEIWNGSLANVRKNGSTFITKTRIVPVYDEEGTITEYMAFRNDITADELAKVDPLTGLYNRRELDTIFRNLHFNAVAKTEALSVILADIDHFKSINDTYGHYEGDDVIVRFAGILRTCTRTSDVCARWGGEEFIILLPGTELSTAREVAERIRQAVQNCLQVRDRKITCSFGIAQMQKGEGTKELFKRADGYLYRAKENGRNQSVSE
- a CDS encoding 2-oxoglutarate ferredoxin oxidoreductase subunit beta, whose protein sequence is MAFNYDQYLRLEKMPTLWCWGCGDGVILKAVIRAIETCGWKQDDVCVVSGIGCSGRFSSYVDFNTVHTTHGRTVAFATGIKLMHPDKHVICVAGDGDALAIGGNHTIHGCRRNIDIKFIMINNFIYGLTNSQTSPTTPQGMWTVSQKSGNIDPTFNACDLAIAAGASFVARETMLDPKKLEKVLVKGFQHRGFAFFDVMSNCHINLGRKNKMQSAMENLEWIDSITTPLKKWEALSDEEKLNKFPTGILKHDENAREYCDMYEDVKAYHQGKRKAITQDDFAKKI
- a CDS encoding 4Fe-4S binding protein, whose protein sequence is MSIIKAPENTPVWVDEARCKACDICVSVCPAGVLAMRLEPTSTLGAMIEIVAADACIGCNDCELNCPDFAIFVADKSEYKFAKLSDQAKERAEAIKKNKYMKLSA
- a CDS encoding 2-oxoacid:acceptor oxidoreductase family protein, producing MARTLMRFTGVGGQGVLLAGEIFAAAKIKEGGHGLKTATYTSQVRGGPTVVDITLDDEEIFYPYANDGEIDFMLSVAQASYNLFKNGVTPGGTIVIEPNLVHPTEEDRKKWNIVEIPIITIAKDEIGNVITQSVVALAIANTYMKALDDELLRGVMLSKVPAKVHDVNNKAYDLGKKYALEAMAKKAS
- the sucC gene encoding ADP-forming succinate--CoA ligase subunit beta, with the protein product MNIHEYQAKELFKKYNVPTPRGHIAFTPDEAVKAAQELGGNIWVVKAQIHAGGRGLGGGVKLAKSTSEVRDLASQILGMTLVTHQTGPEGKLVQKVYIEEGADIKKEYYLGMVLDRASEMPIMMASTEGGMEIEEVAHKSPEKIIKVAIDPLTGFQSFHGRKLAFGLGLPVEEINTFIKFASALYKVYMDHDAEMIEINPLIKTGDGRFLALDAKMGFDNNALYRQSQVNEMRDLSEEEPTEIEAGKYGLSYIKLDGDVGCMVNGAGLAMGTMDTINYEGGKPANFLDVGGGASAETVAKGFEIILKDPNVKAIFVNIFGGIVRCDRVANGILEATKLTKVDVPVIVRLDGTNAEEAADILNNAGISNIVAATDLADGARKAVAAAKGA
- the fumC gene encoding class II fumarate hydratase, with protein sequence MSFRIEKDTMGEVRVPNDTYWGAQTQRSLENFQIGEEKMPYEITRAFSFLKKAVALVNCDLGMLSKEKADAIAQAADEMLAGKLDAHYPLVVWQTGSGTQSNMNNNEVLANRATEILGGDYRTQKLVHPNDDVNKSQSSNDTYPTALHVAAVIAVETRLLPAIDHLRKTLIAKSEAFSDIVKIGRTHLQDATPLTLGQEISGWVEMLNKCEKMAKDSLEAVRELALGGTAVGTGLNAHPELGERVAAKLSELTGHKFVTAPNKFHALTSHDALVFAHGALKALAADMMKIANDVRWLSSGPRCGIGEITIPENEPGSSIMPGKVNPTQSEAVTMVACQVMGNDACIGFAASQGNFELNVFKPVIAYNFLQSVRLLADSIVSFNDNCAVGIEPVREQIDAYLNNSLMLVTALNPYIGYENAAKIAKTAHKENSTLKETAVKLGLLTAEEFDKYVVPEEMTKPIA
- a CDS encoding 2-oxoglutarate synthase subunit alpha, with the protein product MELREVISTGNDLAAEAAVDAGCMFFGGYPITPSSEVMHTISDLLPAVGGVAIQMEDEIAGVACAVGAGMAGVRTMTATSGPGISLKAENLGLAQMAEVPLVVVNVMRGGPSTGLPTRVSQGDVRQAKNPSHGDYRSITLCAGNLAECYTETVRAFNLADRFMQPVFVLLDETIGHMHGKAMIPTPEEVKKGIVPRKVFTGAPEDYRPYGVGPDEPAVLNPMFQGYRYHFTGLHHDAKGFPTEEIETCRKLIQRLEDKVMNHTDELEYNEEFMCDDLEENDVLIIAYGSVSLAAKEAIRHLRADGIKAGLFRPITLWPSPAKRIKHFTDKVKNVLCVELNIRQYTEEVERVSSRLDIHGLYKVNGRAISPYEIVNKVKEII
- the mdh gene encoding malate dehydrogenase, producing MVKGKRVGIVGAGNVGSTIAYSLAMLGSCHEIILRDNKIEIAKGKALDMSQAAAAVRSHSVVSVAESMADLTDCDVVVITAGSPRLPGMSRDDLLMINAKVTREVIEGVAKYSPNAIVIMVSNPLDAMTYVALKDSGFDRNRVIGMAGVLDSARMAAFIQEKLGYGGGQIRASVMGGHGDDMVPLPRYSTVAGVPLSDVLSKEEIDEIVQRTRKGGAEIVALLQTGSAYYAPAKATAIMVEAILKDTKQIHPCAVYLEGEYGYHDVVSGVPVMLGANGAEKIIEVTLNDAEKEMFARSCASVQSLIDTLNANKFFEGAK
- a CDS encoding heavy-metal-associated domain-containing protein, giving the protein MRQIFEVANIRCGGCANTITKALEEAGFTGVEIDLSCEPRKVTADIADEAQSAHFKAILRSLGYPLSHETRGFTEDTILKAKSFVSCAVGKIN
- the sucD gene encoding succinate--CoA ligase subunit alpha; protein product: MSILVNKDTKVIVQGFTGKEGSFHAEQCMAYGTKIVGGVTPGKGGQQHLGQPVFNTVDEAVRSTGATVSMIFVPPAFVADAVMEAADAGIELAVIITEGAPVKDMMYAKAYAVKKNMMTIGPNCPGIITADECKIGIMPGFIFKKGNVGLISKSGTLTYESANQVVKEGFGITTAVGIGGDPIIGLSYKQLLPMFEADPETKAIVMIGEIGGDLEIQAAEFIKHNITKPVVAFIAGQTAPKGKRMGHAGAIISGSAGTAQEKMAALEAAGVKVVVSPADIGKAVAEVMGK